The segment TCTTATAAAGAGGATCAAGGATTATAAAAACGACAAGGTGACGAATACAAATATATCGGCACCTATCTTGCATTCCATCGACAAGATTTTTTCTACTGATCGCATTGACATCATGAAGCTGATGACCGATGGCGATGATAATGTTGACAAGAAAAAACTGGAAAGGGTCCTGGATTCCTGGTGCAAAATGGCAAAGGAAAAGGATGTCTTCGGTTACTACATCATGCTGACCGATGCCGCTCGAAAGGGTGAAGTCCTGATCCAGGAAAAGGAAATTTGTCGTTTTGAAACCATCCATGGAATTGATATCGATGCAATTGTTTCGTTGAAGCCCCAGAAAAGCGTGGCCCACAATTTGCGCGATGGTTTTGGAAACGATGTCGTTGTCAAGTTCTCTCCGAACGATGGTGCAGGACGTATTCCCGAAGGTTTCAAAGTTTTGGTGCGCAGCGAGGATAATCCTTATTTGGACGTCAATGCTGTTGTGGATCTTGATGCCGATTATACGGTGCGATTCAAGCCTGAATTCAAGATGTCCCAAGATGAACTGAAGGATTCTTTGCCGGTTGACAGAAACGAATCCATTTCCTTGAAGTTTATCCCTGCGGTAGGAATGGATAAATCTCCCTATTCTTTGATTCGCATTCTAGATGTTCCGGTCAATATGATTCTGGTCAATAAACCCGAAAAAACGATGAGGTTCTATGTTCGCTAGTTTTATACGTTTTGCCGCAGTCGTTCTTCTGACACTGAATTTTGTTGGCTGCACTGTAGAAAGTAAGGACATCATTGCCTGGGGATCTACCGAGGAATACGATGATTTCCTATGGAAAAAATTCGTTCCGGACACGTTGACCCATACGATGTTCTTTGATTTTAATAATGATGCTCAGAAATATGGCTCTGCCGTAAGTTTGGGAATCTTCAAAATCAATGACAACGGTAAATTTGTTCCGGTTGAAGCTTCGGAACTAGAAGTATTTGTAAACGGTTCCAAGCAGGATCTGATTCAAGTTGCTACAAACACGGATTCCCTGAATGTGGGATTTGTGCTTGGGCCGAAGGCTGCCGCCAAGGTTCACCATTGGTATTTCCGTGCGGTGAATATGGGCGGTATGGATCGTATTAACGATATCGAAGCAGCGGATCTCAAGAGCGATGATTCGGTCTTGGGTGAAATTGTCGTGGTAAAGAAGCACATATGGAATCCGGTGGCATTGATCCTTTTTTGGATGCTGATCATTTTGATCGCGCTACTGCTTCTTTGGTTCGTTATGGGCAGAGACCAGCTTTATCCCAAGTTTAGAGGAGGCTCTATCGTTATCGAATACGGGAATTTCTACAAGCTCGTCAAAATTGGCGGCTGCAAGAAAATGGTTTGCACCAGATCTTCCAAGGAAGAGTCTGCCTTGGAGCAGCTCTTTACGGGCAGGGTTGTTTATGTAAAGGATTCTCAGGGTCCATGGGTATCGGATGTGGTATTTGAACCGGCGTCCAGGAGACGTATCCGTATGCGTTATAAAACCTCTGATTTCGAGGCGGATTCCAATTCGCTGGAAAAGGGTGAAATCTATACGCTTACATCGATTTCCGATGGCACAAAAATCAAACTGACGATTCAATAAAGTTTAAAAATCAAACGAGGATTGCAATATGGCAAAGACAAAAATCAAACGCTGTCTCTTCATTGGCTTGGGTGGTACGGGTATGACTGCCTTGCTGCACACCAAGAAACGTTTCCTTGAAACGTATGGCGAAATTCCGCCTATGATCCGTTTCTTGGGTGTCGATACGGATGGTGGCGCTTACAAGAAATCCTTGAAAACGATTAGCGGTCAGACAGTCGAATTGACCAACGACGAAAAATTGCCGATTCAGGTTGAAGGCCCGATGGCGATTTATGAACGCAACAAAGACAAGTTTACTTGGCTGCCGGTAAGAAATACCCGCTCGCTAAAGTCCATTACTGCTGGCGCAGGCCAGATCCGTACGAACGGACGTTTTGCTTTGACCGTCAACAGGGATTATGCCAAGAATCGTTTGGCCGAAGCTATTGCCAATTTGACGAGTGCCACGATACATGATAATCCGAAATACGAATCCATGGATGACACTCCGTATATCGAAGTCCATATGGTATTCTCGATTTGCGGTGGCACGGGCTGCGGCACATTTATCAACATGGCAGGCCTCGTCAAGGAAGTGCAGGCGGACTGCAAGCTGACGGGATACGCAGTGCTTCCGGATGTGTTCAAGCTGATGTCCCAGTCCGGTATGGCTCAAGTTGGTCCGAACGCTTATGGCGCCTTGATGGATTTGGATTACCTGATGAGCCTGGATGCCTCCAACTCTGTAACGCTCCAGTATCTGAAGGAACCGTATCAGATTAACGGGTATCCGTTCAATGCCGTGTTCCTGATCGACAACAAGACGCGCAATAGCGATACCTATAAGACTGTCGATTCCATGTCCGAAATGATTAGCCTCGGCCTGGTGACCTCTGCAGGTGCATTAGGCAATGCTTCGGCAAGTGTTAGCGACAATTTGGAAAAGCGTATCGGCGCCGGCACCTACAATATCAAGGATAAGGTTGCCTGGGTATCGGGCATGGGCGCCTGTGAAGTTATTTACCGTGGCGGAAGGCTCGGCGATGTGTACTCTGCAAAGGCCGCACTGAAGATCATTGATGGCTTGATGAATACGGATGTCGATGCAAATATGATTGCCAACGGTTGGATTGATTCTCCTGAAGTAAACATCAGAGAGAATGAAGGCAACGATCACTTGATCGATTCGATTATGCCGAAGACTCCGAAGGTCAATTATGAAATCGAGAGCGTAAAGAATGTCGATAACGAGATTTCCTCTTATAGGGCCCGAGTCAAGGAAACGGAGGAATCGCTGCAAAAGGTTCGCAAGAGCATTTCGGAACGCCTCCAGACGAATCTCGACAAACTGGTTAAGGAAACGCTTGACAAGGCAGGTGGCATTGGCTTGACCGGGAAGGTGCTGGATTCCATTATCGCTCAGGTAAATCTGTTTGTTGGTGAAATGGAATCCGAAAAGAAGGAACTTAAAGACAATATCGCTCGCCTGGAACAGACGATGAAAACGGATGTTGGCGACTTGATTGAGCTTAGTCATAAGTTCTTTAAGAAAGGCATGGATGACTTGAAGGACGCTGTTGTCGGAGACGTAAACCAGCTTGTCCGTCAGGAACGTGAAATTCAGCGTCGCTCCATTGCGATTTCGATTTTTGCAGAACTGCTTTCCATGCTGGAAAAAGCAAAGAATACAGTAACGAATATCAAGAATGCGGCCGATAAGGCGTACGGCATTTTGAACGAACGCTTAATCGCCTTGCAGAATCAGGCCGGTAGCGCAGAAGCGCAGTCCAGATTGTTCCAGATCGACTTGACGGACAAAACCGTTGGCAGTATCGCGCTTAAGCCTGAAGAAGTCCAGGTCAGTGAATTCTTGAAGGCTTTGAGTGGCGATGGCAAGATTTATTCTGTGTTTGGCCAGAGCGCAGAATCCGTGGTGAAGGTCTTGCTGGGCTATACGGATACGCTTGCGACGGTAAAGGAATTCAAGGACAAGTCTATTGACGCGGTGTTGGATGCCCTTTCTGAAGACGAATTCAAGAACCTGCTTGACTTGATCAAGGACAAGTCTCAGATTCTGGCTCGTTACGATAGGCAGGGTTATAGTTCCGACGACAATCCGCAAGATGCCTATTACATCGGTGTTCCCGAAAAGGGCAAGTGCAGATTGGAAAAAGATGATGCGTTCAAGAAGACCATCACCGAAAATCCGGATGTCACCTTTACGAGCATTGGCATGCGCGACCGTATTATCGCCTATCGCGTGACGGGTGTATACCCTGCATATACGCAGGCGTCCATCATGCGCTACGAAGAAGAATACAAGAAGAATCAGGAAAACGAATCTCGTCCCAGCTCTCATTTTGACGATGACATGTTGTTGAAGATGAAGCGTGAAAATTGGAGTCTGATGCCTAAGGAAGCAGACGAAGATGATATCATGGAAGCTTGGGTCAAGGGCTTTATTTTCGGCTTGATTCGACACGTGGGCGAATTCTACGAATACAAGAGCGAAAAGAAAGGCGATCCGCTGGATGAATATTGGGTCAGCATGGATACCAAGTACCGCGACGAAGCTTACGATTACTTCAAGCGTGAACGCCCGATTGACGAATTCAACAAGTTCTTTGAAAATGAATATAGCGTCAAGGGCGCCGAAAATATGGCACAATTCATTGCCGAAGCAAAGACCAAGTATTATGACAGGGAAACTGGCAAGGGCTTGAGTGGTGTCAATATCAAGGCTTCTGACCTTAAGATGAAAGAACATAAGAAGATTGGCGAATTGGTCAGCAAGGAACTGAAACTGATCAATAATCTGTAATTGAGGTTGAAATATGCGTCACACGCTTTTTGTTGTGCTTGGAGAAAACACTGAGCCTTTGGTTCTGGGTATCCGAGAATATGTAGATAATGCAAAGATGGGTGTCGGCGCATATTTTCGCATTTTGCAATATACCGAAAGCGATTCTCAGATAGGCCTTTTCAAGGAATGTCGGGGAACCGCAATAGATGACTTGAACGAAATCGATAAAGACGGACGTACGGCGTTGTTATGCGATTTCTTTGAGAAATGTCACAGGTTGCAGGTGACTGCAGACAATCCGGGAGATTCCCCTGTCAAGGCCCTGCATATCTGTTTTATCTTGCCGACTCATGAATCCAGGAGCTTGGGGCAACTCAAGGAATTCCTGGATGCCATCGCCTATGTAAGCGCCAATGTCCATATTAAGTTCCATGTAGACTTGTTCCTGTTTGCATCGGATATGGCGTTCCTGTTTGAAAGCAGCGCCGAAGACGTCTTGGCGAAAAAGAAGGTCGAATTTAGAAAGACCTCCGGAAAGGTGATTCGCGAGATAGTGGGTCTCAAGAAAAAGAATGACGATCTCTCTATCATCTTGATGCAGAATAGCAACGCCAAGGGCGCTTCCCTGAATTTGACACACCGTTCGTTGTCGAAAATCATGGGTGAATACGCCTTGTTGGCGATTTGCAACTACGACACTCTTTTTACGTCCATCATGGTGCCCGAGGACCGACCCATCTATGCGTTGGGTCTCGCGGTTTTGGAATTCCGCGAAGATAAAGCTGCCAAGGAAATTTTGCGCCAAGCCTGCCTGGAAATTTTGGACAGGGAAAATGTGGCGCAGAAAGAGGTCGATGTCAACAAAATAGTCACAAATGTCGTCAAGAAGGTTTTGCCGCCTCATTTGCGGATGTTCTCGCAGATATTTGAAAAGCTAGTTGTTCCCCTTCTCGAAAAGAAGATGAATCAGGAACAAATCATGGCTGCCGTGACTCCGGAAATAAACGAAAAACTCAACAGCCTTAAGACAAAATGTCTTTCTTTCTTTGACGACAACACCTACAGCTTGCCGGAAAAAGAGGCCGCCCTTTCAAAGCTGTTAGGGAATGACGACCCGATATTTGTGGGGAATGTATTTGACCGTCATCCTCCTGTTTTTGAAGACTGTTTTGATGACGCGGTTGAATTCTATATGAATGCCGATTCAAAACTATCGAAGGATGAAGATTTTGCGGAATACGCCGTGTTACCTACCGCAGAGGGTGTGGATGTAACGTCTTTTGGCGACTTGCGCGAAATGATTAAGGATAGTGAAGAAACGATTCGGCAGGAATCGTCGCATATTCGCAAAAAGACAAGGGAACTTGACGAAACGAATTCGCTTCTCGCTAAGGGCAGTGATGGTGAGGTAGATGACGGTTCTTATGAAGTGAATCTGGATCGTGATAGCGGAATGACCCGTTCCGAATTGATCTCGCAAGATATCGAAGAAAAGAAGCAGAATATTGAAGCCTTTAGGGAATTGCGCAAATCCGCAGATTCCTTGAGAGAGCGCATCATCCAGGCGTTAGGGGATGGCCGCGCCCGTGACAAGATCTGCTTGGGAATGCAGAAGAAACTGAAGAAAGACAAAGAGTGCTTTGAAGCGGAAAAGGCTGAAAAAGAAAAGGAACGCCGAGAAGTCCTTGACGAAATCGAGAGGAAGAGACGCTTTGTCATCAAGCGGTTTGTCCTGTCTTGGCTTATTTACATTATGGCGATGGCAATTGCTTGTGTGGTGAATGGATCGGCGGATCCCTTGACGAGCAAGTTCGCTATCGTGACTTATGTCATGGCAGGCATTTCCGTGTTGAGTTTCTCGTTTATCCTTCATAAAATCAAGAGGGAATGGGAAACTACCGATGAGGATTATCGAAGCGCTATTAACCGTTTGGCCAAAAAGATCGACTCGATTTCTAGAGAAAAAGAAGTGGTGAAATTGAAGGGGCATATTGCGGGTATATTCATTGACCAGCGAAATATGCTTTCCACGGAATTGGAAAAGAAATGCTTCGATATCAGGGATATGGTCAATCGACTTAAGAATTGGCGGTCCACATTGTTGTCGCAGGTGATGAGCGACGGCGGCGTTGGACAGTTTATTTCCCTGGTGCTTAAATCGGGCTTGGAATGCTTCTTTAACAAGCAGAAGGACTTTGTTACGGGTGGACTTTTCCTGCACAAAATTCTTCGTGACGGCGTATTTGCAGAAGATTCCGGATTTGCGAAATTGCTGGATGTTTTAAGGTTGGATTTGTCCAAAAAACTGAAAAGCCGGTTTGACGAATTTAGTGTTTTCCAGTTCCTTGAAAAAGGCAAGGATTACGATTATTTAAGCCACCGCGACGTGGATGTTAAACGGGAATTATGTCGTATGGATGAACTTTCGGAAGTGTTCCTGATAAAGCGGGATCTTGCTAATTCAGATGCCTTGGATTATGCAAAGAAGATTCTCTTTATAAGCAAACCGCAAGACGAAAATGGCGAATATTGCAGAGAGTGCTTCCTGGAAAAACCGAATGTTGAAAATTATCAGTTCCCGCACAAGGCGACCTTGGTACGCTTTGAAGCCTTGTCTGAGAATGAAATTGCCATGATGGGAGATGAGAATGTCTAACGAAGCAAAGGGAAATAAAGAACAGAAACAGGTTGATTCTACGAACTCCTTGCAGTTGCAGATTGCCAAATATTATGGCAATGATGGAATTCTGTCTTCAAAAGAGAAACAGGAATTG is part of the Fibrobacter sp. UWT2 genome and harbors:
- a CDS encoding VWA domain-containing protein produces the protein MKHFKFAYLAVSFWVGVLLFPGTLLAQQVKDVRLTYLWDVTLSMKGYNGSPDIYEKVVNAMSKDIDAVTNERTEIVVVPFQDTEKLDEWRYPATPEGKSALIKRIKDYKNDKVTNTNISAPILHSIDKIFSTDRIDIMKLMTDGDDNVDKKKLERVLDSWCKMAKEKDVFGYYIMLTDAARKGEVLIQEKEICRFETIHGIDIDAIVSLKPQKSVAHNLRDGFGNDVVVKFSPNDGAGRIPEGFKVLVRSEDNPYLDVNAVVDLDADYTVRFKPEFKMSQDELKDSLPVDRNESISLKFIPAVGMDKSPYSLIRILDVPVNMILVNKPEKTMRFYVR
- a CDS encoding tubulin-like doman-containing protein; this translates as MAKTKIKRCLFIGLGGTGMTALLHTKKRFLETYGEIPPMIRFLGVDTDGGAYKKSLKTISGQTVELTNDEKLPIQVEGPMAIYERNKDKFTWLPVRNTRSLKSITAGAGQIRTNGRFALTVNRDYAKNRLAEAIANLTSATIHDNPKYESMDDTPYIEVHMVFSICGGTGCGTFINMAGLVKEVQADCKLTGYAVLPDVFKLMSQSGMAQVGPNAYGALMDLDYLMSLDASNSVTLQYLKEPYQINGYPFNAVFLIDNKTRNSDTYKTVDSMSEMISLGLVTSAGALGNASASVSDNLEKRIGAGTYNIKDKVAWVSGMGACEVIYRGGRLGDVYSAKAALKIIDGLMNTDVDANMIANGWIDSPEVNIRENEGNDHLIDSIMPKTPKVNYEIESVKNVDNEISSYRARVKETEESLQKVRKSISERLQTNLDKLVKETLDKAGGIGLTGKVLDSIIAQVNLFVGEMESEKKELKDNIARLEQTMKTDVGDLIELSHKFFKKGMDDLKDAVVGDVNQLVRQEREIQRRSIAISIFAELLSMLEKAKNTVTNIKNAADKAYGILNERLIALQNQAGSAEAQSRLFQIDLTDKTVGSIALKPEEVQVSEFLKALSGDGKIYSVFGQSAESVVKVLLGYTDTLATVKEFKDKSIDAVLDALSEDEFKNLLDLIKDKSQILARYDRQGYSSDDNPQDAYYIGVPEKGKCRLEKDDAFKKTITENPDVTFTSIGMRDRIIAYRVTGVYPAYTQASIMRYEEEYKKNQENESRPSSHFDDDMLLKMKRENWSLMPKEADEDDIMEAWVKGFIFGLIRHVGEFYEYKSEKKGDPLDEYWVSMDTKYRDEAYDYFKRERPIDEFNKFFENEYSVKGAENMAQFIAEAKTKYYDRETGKGLSGVNIKASDLKMKEHKKIGELVSKELKLINNL